The following coding sequences are from one Lolium rigidum isolate FL_2022 chromosome 6, APGP_CSIRO_Lrig_0.1, whole genome shotgun sequence window:
- the LOC124664585 gene encoding uncharacterized protein LOC124664585 has product MAGQVCWTVMIQAMQAKKTIRPQRDRLLQLRRQMEQLSPGDDDDHKSRNMELASGLFNVCYSGLGIASRMLASCMELAAKDGARLAINRAFAAMPDEQLHDALVAQRLPARPTTQTEAFSRVEAAFNAVKVTEEHHIPLCIQHLVGQRPVHMVHGKNGLENPAPVPDTPVDLDKARDYLDRACTLADLAVKHIDLAVVVLSSFMDPKVVANLCEVTDKRASILQGGPYPAD; this is encoded by the exons ATGGCTGGACAGGTGTGTTGGACCGTCATGATACAGGCCATGCAAGCCAAGAAGACCATCCGCCCCCAGCGCGACCGCCTCCTGCAGCTCCGGCGCCAGATGGAGCAGCTCAgccccggcgacgacgacgaccacaaATCCAGGAACATGGAGCTCGCCAGCGGCCTCTTCAACGTCTGCTACAGCGGCCTCGGGATCGCCTCCCGCATGCTCGCCAGCTGCATGGAGCTGGCGGCCAAGGACGGTGCCCGCCTCGCCATCAACCGCGCCTTCGCCGCCATGCCCGACGAGCAGCTCCACGACGCGCTCGTCGCGCAGCGGCTCCCCGCGCGCCCCACCACCCAGACCGAGGCCTTCTCCCGCGTCGAGGCGGCCTTCAACGCCGTCAAGGTCACCGAGGAGCACCACATCCCGCTCTGCATCCAGCACCTCGTCGGGCAACGCCCTGTCCACATGGTCCACGGCAAGAACGGGCTCGAGAACCCGGCCCCGGTCCCCGACACGCCCGTGGACCTGGACAAGGCGCGCGACTACCTCGACCGCGCGTGCACCCTCgccgacctcgccgtcaagcacatcgacctcgccgtcgtcgtcctctcCAGCTTCATGGACCCCAAGGTGGTCGCCAACCTCTGCGAGGTCACCGACAAGCGCGCATCCATCTTACAG GGTGGACCTTATCCAGCAGACTGA